GCAGGTAGAAGTCATGGAGTTCCTGGAGCAAGGGCAGGGGATCGAAGACCCGGAAACCGGAGCGTCGTTGACGATCCTCCAATTCGGAGATGCGCAGCAAACCGCGAAAGCGCGCCATCAGCGTATCGGTCTCGCTGATGACTTCATCGAGCTGCAAGGCCTGGGGCGAGCCTTCGGCGGTCTGCTGCTTGATCCGATACAACTGCGCCCGCAAGCGGGTCAGCGGTGTGCGCAGGTCGTGAGCAATGTTGTCGCAGACACCCTTGACCTCGTTCATCAGCTTTTCGATGCGCTCAAGCATGGCGTTGACGATGGCCGCCAGCATGTCCAGTTCGTCGCGGCGGTTGGACAGCGGCAGGCGGTGGGTCAGGTCGCCGGCGACGATGGCTTCGGCGCTGGCCTGGATCCCGCGAATCCGCCGCAAGGGGCGCCGGCGTAGCAGGTGCCAGCCGGCGACGCCGGGGATGATGGTCAGGGAGATCGCCCAGAGCAGGGCTTGCAGGATGATCCGGGTCACGCCCAGCAACGAGCCGTTGTCGCGCACCAGTACCAGCCAGCGGCCATCCTGGGTGTGGGTCGCCACCGCATCGCAACTGCCCCGGGGCAGTTTCGGGTCATCCGATTCGGTGCAGTTGGCCAGGGCATGGATGTGCCCGTCGAGGGGCAAGTCTGCCGGGATCTGCTGGATCGGGCCGCTAAGGGGCCGTTGTTGGCCATCGAACAGGCCATAGGCGTCAATGCCCTTCATATCGAAGGTCATGCTGGTGGCCAGGGCTTCATCCAGTTGCGCGCCCTCGAAGCGCTGGAACAGGTGCTGGCGCTGCATCAGCGAATGGCGCGAGAGGTCGCCCAGGTACCCCGAGACTTCGTAATAGAGCACCCCCATGAGGATGCAACTCCAGGCCACGAACAGCGAGCTGTACAGGGCCAGCAGGCGGCTGCTGGAGGAGCGCCAGCCGTTAGACGGGTTCAGCAATGACATAGCCCGAACCTCGTACCGTGCGGATCAGCGGCGTCAGGCCCGGCGGGTCGATTTTCTTGCGCAGGCGGCCAATGTGCACGTCGATGAGGTTGGTGCCCGGGTCGAAGTGATAGCCCCAGACTTCCTCGAAAATCATCATCCGCGAGAGGATTTGCCCGGTGTTGCGCATCAGGAATTCCAGCAGCTTGTACTCGGTGGGCAGCAGGCTCAGCGGCTGGTCGGCGCGACTGGCTTCGCGGCTGATCAGGTTCAGTTCCAGGTCGGCCACGCGCAATGCGGTTTGCGCGGCCTTGAGCGCATTGTTGCGCCGCAGCAGCACCTCGACCCGGGCGGCCATTTCGTCGGAGGCAAAGGGTTTGGTCAGGTAATCATCGCCCCCGGCGCGCAGCCCGCGCACCCGTTCATCCACGTCGGAGAGGGCGCTGATCATCAGGATCGGCGTCGCCACCCCGAGGGTGCGCAAGGTGGTGACGATGGCCAGGCCATCGAGCTCCGGGAGCATGCGGTCGAGGGTGATCAGGTCGTAATCGCCACTCACCGCCCGCGACAGGCCCTCACGGCCGTTGTCGACCCAATCCACGTCCAGTCCATGACTGCTCAGCTCGGCGACGATCTCGCGGGCCGTCACGGCGTCGTCTTCGATGGTCAAAATGCGCGTCATAAGGGTTACCTGGTCACACTGGAGTGAGGGGCATTTTGCCAAAAAATGATCGCGAGGTTTCTAAAAGAAAATTCATGTAGGCATGGCGGGCTCGGTCAAAATGTGGGAGCGGGCTTGCTCGCGAAAGCGGTGTATCAGTAAATGCATCCGGGGCTGATACACCGCTTTCGCGAGCAAGCCCGCTCCCACAGGGTTCGGTGCCTGTCTTGGGAATGCATAACGCCCGCCACTTACGCGGCGTTCTTGCAAGTTGCATGATCCTAGGAAGTTCAACTTGCTTATCTCATTGAAATAAATGGGGTTTTATTTTTGTGGCGACTGGCACGGCGGCTGCACTGTCCTTTTCGACAGATGTAACACCATTTTTCATGCCTGGAGCACAACAACAATGATGACATCCTCATCCACTTTGCAAGAGTCGAGCACGCTCTCCGGGGTTTCCTGGGGGGCGATCTTCGCCGGGGCTGCGGCAGCTGCGGCGCTGTCCCTGGTTTTGGTGCTGCTGGGCTTCGGCCTGGGCTTTTCGGCGGTGTCGCCGTGGGCCGACAGCGGAATCAGCGCCAAGGGCCTGGGCATCTCCACGATTGTCTGGCTGGCCTTTACCCAGATTGTCGCGGCAGGGCTGGG
The Pseudomonas hygromyciniae genome window above contains:
- a CDS encoding sensor histidine kinase produces the protein MSLLNPSNGWRSSSSRLLALYSSLFVAWSCILMGVLYYEVSGYLGDLSRHSLMQRQHLFQRFEGAQLDEALATSMTFDMKGIDAYGLFDGQQRPLSGPIQQIPADLPLDGHIHALANCTESDDPKLPRGSCDAVATHTQDGRWLVLVRDNGSLLGVTRIILQALLWAISLTIIPGVAGWHLLRRRPLRRIRGIQASAEAIVAGDLTHRLPLSNRRDELDMLAAIVNAMLERIEKLMNEVKGVCDNIAHDLRTPLTRLRAQLYRIKQQTAEGSPQALQLDEVISETDTLMARFRGLLRISELEDRQRRSGFRVFDPLPLLQELHDFYLPLAEEGQLELLLQAPEALPSITGDRALLFEALANLLSNSIKFTPPGGEVLLRGSNEAGSTRIEVLDTGPGIPEAERVAVFQRFYRVDDGQQQGSFGLGLSIVAAIINLHGFGLEVGSSERGGARLTLDCRAQTPL
- a CDS encoding response regulator transcription factor — encoded protein: MTRILTIEDDAVTAREIVAELSSHGLDVDWVDNGREGLSRAVSGDYDLITLDRMLPELDGLAIVTTLRTLGVATPILMISALSDVDERVRGLRAGGDDYLTKPFASDEMAARVEVLLRRNNALKAAQTALRVADLELNLISREASRADQPLSLLPTEYKLLEFLMRNTGQILSRMMIFEEVWGYHFDPGTNLIDVHIGRLRKKIDPPGLTPLIRTVRGSGYVIAEPV